The following coding sequences lie in one Variovorax terrae genomic window:
- a CDS encoding ABC transporter ATP-binding protein → MSDIILETKQLTKEFKGFTAVSQVDLSVRRGSIHALIGPNGAGKTTCFNLLTKFLEPTSGTITFNGHDITHERPPQIARRGIIRSFQISAVFPHLSLLENVRIGLQRKLGISYHFWKSEASLDRLNGRARQLLAEVGLEDLAEETTVNLPYGRKRALEIATTLAMEPELMLLDEPTQGMGHEDVDRVTQLIKKVSAGRTILMVEHNMGVVATIADTITVLQRGAVLAEGPYAEVSRNPQVMEAYMGTTEGQLQGAH, encoded by the coding sequence ATGAGTGACATCATTCTTGAAACGAAGCAGCTCACCAAGGAGTTCAAGGGATTCACGGCGGTCAGCCAGGTGGATCTCTCGGTGCGCCGTGGCTCCATCCACGCGCTGATCGGCCCCAATGGCGCGGGCAAGACCACCTGCTTCAACCTGTTGACCAAGTTCCTGGAGCCGACCTCGGGCACCATCACCTTCAACGGGCACGACATCACGCACGAGCGGCCGCCGCAGATCGCGCGGCGCGGCATCATCCGCTCGTTCCAGATCTCCGCGGTGTTCCCGCACCTGAGCCTGCTGGAGAACGTGCGCATCGGCCTGCAGCGCAAGCTCGGCATCTCCTACCATTTCTGGAAAAGCGAGGCGTCGCTCGACCGGCTCAACGGCCGCGCGCGGCAGCTGCTGGCCGAAGTCGGCCTGGAAGACCTCGCCGAGGAAACCACGGTCAACCTGCCGTACGGCCGCAAGCGCGCCCTGGAGATCGCCACCACGCTGGCGATGGAGCCCGAACTCATGCTGCTGGACGAGCCCACGCAGGGCATGGGCCACGAGGACGTGGACCGCGTCACCCAGCTCATCAAGAAAGTGTCCGCCGGCCGCACCATCCTGATGGTGGAGCACAACATGGGCGTGGTCGCCACGATTGCCGACACCATCACCGTGCTGCAGCGCGGCGCCGTGCTGGCTGAGGGCCCGTATGCCGAAGTATCCAGGAACCCGCAGGTGATGGAGGCCTACATGGGCACCACCGAAGGCCAGTTGCAGGGAGCGCACTGA
- a CDS encoding efflux transporter outer membrane subunit has product MKNKQARGALSLPGLKLGALVLVLGLTACADMAGIAPQSSLRDAASLGLAGDPAGGATVSAEWWREFGDEQLNGLIAQALQSSPSLKLAQARLARAQAVTQVAEAATKPQLSGAVDLDRQLFSANSLYPPPLGGAIQNMGTVQLNGSWELDFFGKNRTALDAALGTAKAAEADAQAARVLLASQVARGYFQLARLNEQLGVARRTLAQREETLALVRDRVNAGLDTRLELRQSEGGLPEARQQIEALQEQSTLARNALAALVGQPQAAQGLQPPALSALKGTPAASVIPANLLGQRADIAAARWRVEAATQDVGNAKTQFYPNINLVAFAGFSSLGFDRLFKSGSEQWSVGPALRLPIFEGGRLRANLRGKTADLDAAVESYNAAVIDAVHDVADQVASSQSITRQQAEQRAAQAAAEGAYDIAVQRYKAGLGNYLNVLTAESTVLNQRRLAVDLAARALDTQVALVRALGGGYTDATKSIANNDHATRTSGTLNAQNSVAAR; this is encoded by the coding sequence ATGAAAAATAAGCAAGCCCGGGGAGCGCTCTCCCTGCCGGGGCTCAAGCTCGGCGCCCTCGTGCTGGTGCTCGGCCTGACCGCCTGCGCCGACATGGCCGGCATCGCGCCGCAATCGAGCCTGCGCGACGCCGCCTCGCTCGGGCTGGCGGGCGACCCCGCTGGGGGGGCCACCGTCTCCGCCGAATGGTGGCGCGAGTTCGGCGACGAACAGCTCAACGGTCTGATCGCCCAGGCGCTGCAAAGCAGCCCCAGCCTCAAGCTGGCGCAGGCCCGGCTGGCCCGGGCCCAGGCCGTGACCCAGGTGGCTGAAGCCGCCACCAAGCCGCAGCTCAGCGGCGCCGTGGACCTGGACCGCCAGCTCTTCAGCGCCAACAGCCTGTACCCGCCGCCGCTGGGCGGCGCGATCCAGAACATGGGCACGGTGCAGCTCAACGGCAGTTGGGAGCTGGACTTCTTCGGCAAGAACCGCACCGCGCTGGACGCTGCGCTCGGCACCGCCAAGGCGGCCGAGGCCGATGCCCAGGCGGCCCGCGTGCTGCTGGCCAGCCAGGTGGCGCGCGGCTATTTCCAGCTCGCGCGCCTGAACGAACAGCTGGGCGTGGCCCGCCGCACCCTGGCCCAGCGCGAGGAAACGCTGGCGCTGGTGCGCGACCGCGTCAACGCCGGCCTGGACACACGCCTGGAGCTGCGGCAAAGCGAAGGCGGCTTGCCCGAGGCGCGCCAGCAGATCGAGGCGCTGCAGGAGCAGTCCACGCTCGCGCGCAACGCACTGGCGGCCCTGGTGGGGCAGCCGCAGGCGGCGCAGGGGCTCCAGCCGCCGGCCCTGTCCGCCCTCAAGGGCACGCCGGCCGCCAGCGTGATCCCGGCCAACCTGCTGGGCCAGCGCGCCGACATCGCCGCCGCGCGCTGGCGCGTCGAGGCGGCCACCCAGGACGTGGGCAATGCCAAGACCCAGTTCTACCCGAACATCAACCTGGTCGCCTTTGCCGGCTTCTCGAGCCTGGGCTTCGACCGCCTGTTCAAGAGCGGCAGCGAGCAATGGAGCGTGGGCCCGGCGCTGCGGCTGCCGATCTTCGAGGGCGGCCGCCTGCGCGCCAACCTGCGCGGCAAGACTGCCGACCTCGATGCCGCAGTGGAGAGCTACAACGCCGCCGTGATCGACGCCGTGCACGACGTGGCCGACCAGGTGGCCTCGTCGCAGTCCATCACGCGCCAGCAGGCCGAGCAGCGCGCCGCGCAGGCGGCCGCCGAAGGCGCCTACGACATCGCCGTGCAGCGCTACAAGGCCGGCCTGGGCAACTACCTCAATGTGCTGACGGCCGAGAGCACGGTGCTCAACCAGCGCCGCCTGGCCGTGGACCTCGCGGCCCGCGCGCTCGACACGCAGGTGGCGCTGGTGCGCGCCCTGGGCGGCGGCTACACGGATGCTACCAAATCAATAGCAAACAATGACCACGCCACGAGGACCTCTGGCACATTGAATGCCCAAAACAGCGTCGCGGCACGCTGA
- a CDS encoding ABC transporter substrate-binding protein — MKRKLSLLSLALAGLGLVSTGASAQISGDKVKIGFVTDMSSLYADIDGKGGVEAIKMAIEDFGGKVLGKPIELVFADHQNKADIAASKVREWIDQDGADLILGGTSSGTALASAKVAAEKKRVYINNGAGSARLTNEDCSPYTVHYAYDTVALAKGTGATIVKQGGKSWYFLTADYAFGQSLQDDTTRVIQANGGTVVGSVKHPLNASDFSSFLLQAQNSKAQILGMANAGGDFINAMKAAKEFGITKTMKIAGLLVFIDDVHSLGLKNTEGLLLTDSWYWDMNDATRKFARRFFEKNKKMPSSVQAADYSATMTYLKAVTAAKTDDADKVMAELKSMKIDDFYAKGQIRADGRYVHDMYLMQVKSPAESKAPWDYMKVAATIPGDQAFTTKAESKCSLWK, encoded by the coding sequence ATGAAACGCAAACTGTCTCTGCTGTCGCTGGCCCTGGCCGGCCTGGGTCTGGTGTCCACCGGGGCATCGGCGCAGATCTCGGGCGACAAGGTCAAGATCGGGTTTGTCACCGACATGTCCAGCCTCTATGCCGACATCGACGGCAAGGGCGGGGTGGAAGCGATCAAGATGGCGATCGAGGACTTTGGCGGCAAGGTGCTGGGCAAGCCGATCGAGCTGGTGTTCGCCGACCACCAGAACAAGGCGGACATCGCCGCTTCCAAGGTGCGCGAGTGGATCGACCAGGACGGCGCCGATCTGATCCTGGGCGGCACCAGCTCCGGCACGGCGCTGGCCTCGGCCAAGGTGGCGGCCGAGAAGAAGCGCGTCTACATCAACAACGGCGCCGGCTCCGCGCGCCTGACCAACGAAGACTGCTCGCCCTACACCGTGCACTATGCCTACGACACCGTGGCCCTGGCCAAGGGCACGGGCGCGACCATCGTCAAGCAGGGCGGCAAGTCCTGGTACTTCCTGACTGCGGACTACGCCTTCGGCCAGTCGCTGCAGGACGACACCACGCGGGTCATCCAGGCCAACGGCGGCACGGTGGTGGGCTCGGTCAAGCACCCGCTCAATGCCTCGGACTTCTCCTCGTTCCTGCTGCAGGCGCAGAACTCCAAGGCGCAGATCCTCGGCATGGCCAACGCCGGCGGCGACTTCATCAATGCGATGAAGGCCGCCAAGGAATTCGGCATCACCAAGACCATGAAGATCGCCGGCCTGCTGGTGTTCATCGACGACGTGCACAGCCTGGGCCTGAAGAACACCGAAGGCCTGCTGCTGACCGACAGCTGGTACTGGGACATGAACGACGCCACGCGCAAGTTCGCGCGCCGCTTCTTCGAGAAGAACAAGAAGATGCCGAGCAGCGTGCAGGCGGCCGACTACTCCGCCACCATGACCTACCTCAAGGCGGTGACGGCGGCCAAGACCGACGATGCCGACAAGGTCATGGCCGAGCTCAAGAGCATGAAGATCGACGACTTCTATGCCAAGGGCCAGATCCGCGCCGACGGCCGCTACGTGCATGACATGTACCTGATGCAGGTCAAGAGCCCAGCCGAATCGAAGGCCCCCTGGGACTACATGAAGGTGGCCGCCACCATCCCGGGCGACCAGGCCTTCACGACCAAGGCCGAGTCCAAGTGCTCGCTGTGGAAGTAA
- a CDS encoding ABC transporter transmembrane domain-containing protein: MATSTAPKGAPRSLSGLVPFLWPYRGRIALALLFLVMAAVATLVFPVALRSLIDGGLVATDKGAQVMALREHFLALFAVAVALGLFSAARFYMVSWLGERVTADLRNAVYGHVLRQSPEFFETTQTGEVLSRLTADTTLVQTVVGSSLSMGLRNAVMGVGALAMLVWTNPYVMVQVLGILVLVVLPSAWFGRRVRRLSRASQDRVADSSAIAAEVLNAIPVVQSYTAESRESARFDASTGSAFQTAVRRTRARSVLVAFIIIATSAALLWGLYQGTQAVLSGRITAGHLGQTVVYVIILASAFAVLGEVYGDLLRAAGATERLMELLHSRSPIVSPPNPAEVQVTRSGSAINFEAVTFHYPSRPTQAALSDFTLAVRPGETVALVGASGAGKSTVFQLLLRFYDPASGGIRLDGVATRDLALADLRQHIGIVPQDAVIFSTSALENIRYGRPEATDEEVQSAARAAFAHEFISALPEGYATFLGERGVRLSGGQRQRIAIARAMLKNPPLLLLDEATSALDAESERMVQAALESAMQGRTTLVIAHRLATVQKADRIVVLDHGRIVEQGTHDTLVAANGIYARLAALQFAA, from the coding sequence ATGGCTACTTCCACCGCCCCCAAGGGCGCCCCCCGCTCCCTCTCCGGCCTCGTGCCGTTCTTGTGGCCCTATCGGGGCCGCATCGCGCTGGCCCTGCTGTTCCTGGTGATGGCAGCGGTGGCCACGCTGGTGTTTCCGGTGGCGCTGCGCAGCCTGATCGACGGCGGGCTGGTGGCCACCGACAAGGGCGCCCAGGTGATGGCGCTGCGCGAGCACTTCCTGGCGCTGTTCGCGGTGGCCGTCGCGCTCGGCCTGTTTTCGGCGGCGCGCTTCTACATGGTGAGTTGGCTGGGCGAGCGCGTCACGGCCGACCTGCGCAACGCGGTGTACGGCCACGTGCTGCGGCAGAGCCCCGAATTCTTCGAGACCACGCAGACCGGCGAGGTGCTGTCGCGCCTGACGGCCGACACTACGCTGGTGCAGACCGTGGTGGGCTCGTCGCTCAGCATGGGGCTGCGCAATGCCGTGATGGGCGTGGGCGCGCTGGCCATGCTGGTGTGGACCAATCCCTACGTGATGGTCCAGGTGCTCGGCATCCTGGTGCTGGTGGTGCTGCCCAGCGCCTGGTTCGGCCGCCGCGTGCGCCGGCTGTCGCGCGCCAGCCAGGACCGCGTGGCCGATTCGAGCGCCATTGCAGCCGAGGTGCTGAATGCGATTCCCGTGGTGCAGAGCTACACCGCCGAGTCGCGCGAGTCGGCGCGCTTCGATGCCTCGACCGGCAGCGCCTTCCAGACCGCGGTGCGCCGCACGCGGGCGCGCTCGGTGCTGGTGGCCTTCATCATCATCGCCACCTCGGCGGCGCTGCTGTGGGGCCTGTACCAGGGCACGCAGGCAGTGCTGTCCGGGCGCATCACGGCCGGCCATCTGGGCCAGACCGTGGTCTACGTGATCATCTTGGCCAGCGCCTTCGCCGTGCTGGGCGAGGTCTATGGCGACCTGCTGCGCGCGGCCGGCGCCACCGAACGTCTCATGGAGCTGCTGCACAGCCGCTCACCCATCGTTTCACCGCCAAATCCGGCCGAAGTCCAGGTCACGCGGTCCGGGAGTGCTATCAATTTCGAAGCAGTCACCTTCCACTACCCGTCCCGCCCCACGCAGGCGGCGCTGAGCGATTTCACGCTGGCGGTGCGCCCGGGCGAAACGGTGGCCCTGGTCGGCGCCAGCGGCGCGGGCAAGAGCACGGTGTTCCAGCTGCTGCTGCGCTTCTACGACCCGGCCTCGGGCGGCATCCGGCTCGACGGCGTGGCCACGCGCGACCTGGCGCTGGCCGACCTGCGCCAGCACATTGGCATCGTGCCGCAGGACGCCGTGATCTTCTCGACCAGCGCGCTGGAGAACATCCGCTACGGCCGGCCCGAGGCGACGGACGAGGAAGTGCAATCGGCGGCGCGGGCGGCGTTCGCCCACGAGTTCATCAGCGCGCTACCCGAGGGCTACGCCACCTTTCTCGGCGAACGCGGCGTGCGCCTGTCGGGCGGCCAGCGCCAGCGCATCGCGATCGCGCGGGCCATGCTGAAGAACCCGCCCCTGCTGCTGCTGGACGAAGCCACCAGCGCGCTGGACGCCGAGAGCGAACGCATGGTGCAGGCGGCGCTGGAATCGGCCATGCAGGGCCGCACCACGCTGGTGATCGCACACCGGCTGGCCACGGTGCAAAAGGCCGACCGCATCGTGGTGCTGGACCACGGCAGGATCGTCGAACAGGGCACGCACGACACGCTGGTGGCCGCCAACGGCATCTATGCCCGGCTGGCAGCGCTGCAGTTTGCGGCGTGA
- a CDS encoding efflux RND transporter periplasmic adaptor subunit, with amino-acid sequence MNAPQTNAAAEQPGNPKRKKALTALASVVVVAGLGWAAYEWLVASHYETTDNAYVQGNVIQITPQIGGTVMAIFADDTDFVKAGQPLVKLDPADAKVALEQAEANLAQTVRQVRTLYANNGSLAAQITLREADVVKSQSDIERANDDLNRRQSLINNGAVSKEELNHAQTTLANAKSALAAAQAGVVAAREQLASNQAMTEGTSIEQHPSVQAAAAKVREAYLAAQRAAMPAPVDGYVAKRTVQLGQRVAAGTPMMSIIPLKQVWVDANFKEVQLRNIRIGQPVTLTADVYGKKVEYKGTVAGLGAGTGAAFALLPAQNATGNWIKVVQRVPVRVALDEAQLADNPLRVGLSMDVSVDVSNKDGKTLADAPRDNAATQTQVYASLDSGANEEVRKVIAANVGQGAARAVAAKDRAPATAMPKVAAQAASAAATQTH; translated from the coding sequence ATGAACGCTCCCCAAACCAACGCCGCCGCTGAGCAGCCCGGCAACCCCAAGCGCAAGAAGGCGCTGACCGCGCTGGCCAGCGTGGTGGTCGTGGCCGGCCTCGGCTGGGCCGCCTACGAATGGCTGGTGGCCAGCCACTACGAGACCACCGACAACGCCTACGTGCAAGGCAACGTGATCCAGATCACGCCGCAGATCGGCGGCACCGTGATGGCGATCTTTGCCGACGACACCGACTTCGTGAAGGCTGGCCAGCCGCTGGTCAAGCTCGACCCGGCCGACGCCAAGGTGGCGCTCGAGCAGGCCGAGGCCAACCTTGCGCAGACCGTGCGCCAGGTGCGCACGCTGTATGCCAACAACGGCTCGCTGGCCGCGCAGATCACGCTGCGCGAGGCCGACGTGGTCAAGTCGCAGAGCGACATCGAGCGCGCCAACGACGACCTGAACCGCCGCCAGTCGCTGATCAACAACGGCGCCGTTTCCAAGGAAGAACTCAACCACGCGCAGACCACGCTGGCCAACGCCAAGAGCGCGCTGGCCGCGGCCCAGGCCGGCGTGGTGGCCGCGCGGGAGCAACTGGCCAGCAACCAGGCCATGACCGAAGGCACCAGCATCGAGCAGCACCCGAGCGTGCAGGCTGCCGCCGCCAAGGTGCGCGAGGCCTACCTGGCCGCCCAGCGCGCGGCCATGCCCGCGCCGGTGGACGGCTATGTGGCCAAGCGCACGGTGCAGCTTGGCCAGCGCGTGGCGGCCGGCACGCCGATGATGTCCATCATCCCGCTCAAGCAGGTGTGGGTGGATGCCAACTTCAAGGAAGTGCAGCTGCGCAACATCCGCATCGGCCAGCCCGTTACCCTGACGGCCGACGTCTACGGCAAGAAGGTGGAATACAAGGGCACGGTGGCGGGCCTCGGCGCCGGCACCGGCGCGGCCTTCGCGCTGCTGCCCGCGCAGAATGCCACCGGCAACTGGATCAAGGTGGTGCAGCGCGTGCCGGTGCGCGTGGCGCTGGACGAGGCCCAGCTCGCCGACAACCCGCTGCGCGTGGGCCTGTCGATGGATGTGTCGGTGGACGTGTCCAACAAGGACGGCAAGACCCTGGCCGATGCGCCGCGCGACAACGCCGCGACGCAGACGCAGGTCTATGCCTCGCTCGACAGCGGCGCCAACGAGGAAGTGCGCAAGGTGATCGCGGCCAACGTGGGGCAGGGCGCGGCCCGGGCCGTGGCGGCCAAGGACCGGGCGCCCGCGACCGCGATGCCCAAGGTGGCGGCGCAGGCGGCTTCGGCGGCCGCGACGCAGACCCACTGA
- a CDS encoding DHA2 family efflux MFS transporter permease subunit, with product MSSAAPYTQPSPLEGSARTWGTIALSAATFMNVLDTSIANVSLPAIAGDLGVSPNQGTWVITSFAVANAIAVPLTGWLSQRFGQVRLFVASVLMFVLASWLCGLAPNMTTLIAFRALQGFVAGPMIPLSQALLLSSYPKALAGLAMAMWSMTTLLAPVMGPLLGGWITDNISWPWIFYINIPVGIIAAVASWGIYHKRESLTQKLPIDAVGLALLVVWIGALQIMLDLGKEYDWFHSPLIVGLAVVAVVGLAFFLIWELTEDHPVVDLTLFKRRNFWAGTLATSVGYGLFFGNVVLLPLWLQQYMGYTATQAGMVMAPVGLLAIVFSPMVGKNIGKVDPRRFATFAFIVFALVLWMRSRFNTQADLATIMVPTILQGVSMAFFFIPLVTITLSGIAPERIPAASGLSNFARITAGAMGTSITTTLWENRAAVHHAQLAESINQGSQAANGALSGLAGAGLSPEQALAQVNRLIDQQAFMLAANDMFYISALMFLALIPLVWLSRPQRASPGSADAAAGAH from the coding sequence ATGTCCTCCGCCGCACCTTACACACAGCCGTCTCCTCTGGAGGGCTCGGCCCGCACCTGGGGCACGATCGCCCTGTCGGCGGCCACCTTCATGAACGTGCTCGACACGTCGATCGCCAACGTGTCGCTGCCCGCCATCGCGGGCGACCTGGGGGTGAGCCCGAACCAGGGCACCTGGGTCATCACCAGCTTCGCCGTGGCCAACGCCATCGCCGTGCCGCTCACCGGCTGGCTGTCGCAGCGCTTCGGCCAGGTGCGCCTATTCGTCGCCAGCGTGCTGATGTTCGTGCTGGCCTCCTGGCTGTGCGGCCTGGCGCCCAACATGACCACGCTGATCGCGTTTCGCGCGCTGCAGGGCTTCGTGGCCGGGCCGATGATCCCGCTGTCACAGGCCCTGCTGCTGTCGAGCTACCCGAAGGCGCTGGCCGGGCTGGCCATGGCCATGTGGTCGATGACCACGCTGCTGGCGCCCGTGATGGGGCCGCTGCTCGGGGGCTGGATCACCGACAACATCTCCTGGCCCTGGATCTTCTATATCAACATCCCCGTGGGCATCATCGCGGCGGTCGCGTCCTGGGGCATCTACCACAAGCGCGAGAGCCTCACGCAAAAACTGCCGATCGACGCCGTGGGCCTGGCGCTGCTGGTGGTGTGGATCGGTGCGCTGCAGATCATGCTGGACCTCGGCAAGGAATACGACTGGTTCCATTCGCCGCTGATCGTCGGCCTGGCCGTGGTGGCCGTGGTGGGGCTGGCGTTCTTCCTGATCTGGGAGCTGACCGAGGACCACCCGGTGGTGGACCTCACGCTGTTCAAGCGCCGCAACTTCTGGGCCGGCACGCTGGCCACCTCGGTTGGCTACGGCCTGTTCTTCGGCAACGTGGTGCTGCTGCCGCTGTGGCTGCAGCAGTACATGGGCTACACCGCCACCCAGGCCGGCATGGTGATGGCGCCGGTGGGCCTGCTGGCCATCGTGTTCTCGCCGATGGTGGGCAAGAACATCGGCAAGGTGGACCCGCGGCGCTTCGCCACCTTCGCCTTCATCGTGTTCGCGCTGGTGCTGTGGATGCGCTCGCGCTTCAACACCCAGGCCGACCTCGCCACCATCATGGTGCCGACCATCCTGCAGGGCGTGTCGATGGCGTTCTTCTTCATCCCGCTGGTGACCATCACGCTGTCGGGCATCGCGCCCGAGCGCATCCCGGCGGCCTCGGGCCTGTCCAACTTCGCGCGCATCACGGCGGGGGCCATGGGCACCTCGATCACCACCACGCTGTGGGAGAACCGCGCCGCCGTGCACCACGCCCAGCTCGCGGAGAGCATCAACCAGGGCAGCCAGGCGGCCAACGGCGCGCTGTCGGGCCTGGCCGGCGCGGGGCTGAGCCCCGAACAGGCGCTGGCCCAGGTCAACCGCCTGATCGACCAGCAGGCCTTCATGCTGGCGGCCAACGACATGTTCTACATCTCTGCGCTGATGTTCCTGGCGCTGATCCCGCTGGTCTGGCTGTCCCGGCCGCAGCGCGCGAGCCCGGGCAGCGCGGACGCCGCCGCCGGCGCCCACTGA
- a CDS encoding ABC transporter ATP-binding protein, which translates to MTSPALEIKDLQAWYGESHVLHGVDMVVQPGEVVTLLGRNGAGRTTTLRAIMGLTGARKGSVRVHGTETIGLATHRIAHLGLGYCPEERGIFSSLSCEENLLLPPQLKGMGPGMSLDEIYAMFPNLAERRHSQGTRLSGGEQQMLAVARILRTGARLLLLDEISEGLAPVIVQALARMITMLREKGYTVVMVEQNFHFAAPLADRFYVMEHGRIVERFGAAELDAKMPVLNELLGV; encoded by the coding sequence ATGACGTCTCCCGCACTGGAGATCAAGGACCTGCAGGCCTGGTACGGCGAATCGCATGTGCTGCACGGCGTGGACATGGTGGTGCAGCCCGGCGAGGTGGTCACCCTGCTGGGCCGCAACGGCGCCGGCCGCACCACCACGCTGCGCGCCATCATGGGGCTGACCGGCGCGCGCAAGGGCTCGGTCAGGGTCCACGGCACCGAAACCATCGGCCTGGCCACGCACCGCATCGCGCACCTGGGGCTGGGCTACTGCCCCGAGGAGCGCGGCATCTTCTCCAGCCTGTCGTGCGAGGAAAACCTGCTGCTGCCGCCCCAGCTCAAGGGCATGGGCCCGGGCATGTCGCTGGACGAGATCTACGCCATGTTCCCCAATCTCGCCGAGCGGCGGCACAGCCAGGGCACGCGGCTGTCGGGCGGCGAGCAGCAGATGCTGGCCGTGGCGCGCATCCTGCGCACCGGTGCCAGGCTGCTGCTGCTCGACGAAATTTCCGAGGGGCTGGCGCCCGTGATCGTGCAGGCGCTGGCGCGCATGATCACCATGCTGCGCGAGAAGGGCTACACGGTCGTGATGGTCGAGCAGAACTTCCACTTCGCGGCGCCGTTGGCCGACCGCTTCTACGTGATGGAGCATGGGCGCATCGTCGAGCGCTTCGGCGCGGCCGAACTCGACGCCAAGATGCCGGTGCTCAATGAATTGCTGGGTGTCTGA
- a CDS encoding MarR family winged helix-turn-helix transcriptional regulator, whose product MDSKVTATATDASAGKDAGFYDPDNYFAEQSLGYLLRKTVTRLGQAVEQQMEPNGLTNAQWVPLLKLYRGHASTAAELARECELDAGSMTRLLDRVEAKGLCSRERSSEDRRVVNLKLTDEGREAAREIPVVLARVQNACLAGFTHEEWQTLKGYLLRILSNAQALVVNGESNEK is encoded by the coding sequence ATGGACTCAAAAGTGACTGCCACGGCGACCGACGCCTCTGCGGGAAAGGATGCCGGGTTTTACGACCCCGACAACTACTTCGCGGAGCAGAGCCTGGGCTATCTGTTGCGCAAGACCGTGACCCGGCTGGGACAGGCCGTGGAGCAGCAGATGGAGCCCAACGGCCTTACCAACGCCCAGTGGGTTCCCCTGCTCAAGCTCTATCGGGGCCATGCGAGCACGGCGGCCGAGCTGGCGCGTGAATGCGAGCTGGACGCCGGCTCCATGACGCGGCTGCTGGACCGGGTGGAGGCCAAGGGCCTGTGCAGCCGCGAGCGCTCGTCCGAAGACCGCCGCGTGGTCAATCTGAAACTGACCGACGAAGGGCGCGAGGCCGCGCGGGAAATCCCGGTGGTGCTTGCGCGCGTCCAGAACGCCTGCCTGGCAGGTTTCACCCATGAAGAATGGCAGACCCTCAAGGGCTACCTGCTCCGCATCCTGAGCAACGCCCAGGCCCTCGTGGTCAACGGAGAATCGAATGAAAAATAA
- a CDS encoding branched-chain amino acid ABC transporter permease has protein sequence MEILGVSLPSMLSQLLLGLVNGSFYAILSLGLAVIFGLLNVINFAHGALFMFGAVLAWMGMNYFGINYWLMLGLAPLLVGVFGILIERLLLRWIYKLDHLYGLLLTLGLTLLIEGVLRSIYGVSGLAYDAPDQLSGATNLGFMILPNYRAWVVVASLVVCFATWFVIEKTRLGAYLRAGTENPRLVEAFGINVPLMITLTYGFGVALAAFAGVLAAPVIQVSPLMGQNLIIVVFAVVVIGGMGSIMGSILTGLGLGVIEGFTKVFYPEASSTVVFVIMVIVLLIRPAGLFGKEK, from the coding sequence ATGGAAATTTTGGGTGTCTCCCTGCCGTCCATGCTGAGCCAGCTCCTCCTGGGGCTGGTCAATGGCTCGTTCTACGCCATTCTCAGCCTGGGCCTGGCCGTGATCTTCGGCCTGCTCAATGTCATCAACTTCGCCCATGGCGCGCTGTTCATGTTCGGGGCCGTCCTGGCCTGGATGGGCATGAACTATTTCGGCATCAACTACTGGCTCATGCTGGGGTTGGCGCCGCTGCTGGTGGGGGTGTTCGGGATCCTGATCGAGCGCCTGCTGCTGCGCTGGATCTACAAGCTCGACCATCTCTACGGCCTGCTGCTCACGCTGGGCCTGACGCTGCTGATCGAGGGCGTGCTGCGTTCGATCTATGGCGTCTCGGGCCTGGCCTATGACGCGCCGGACCAGCTCTCGGGCGCCACCAACCTCGGCTTCATGATCCTGCCCAACTACCGGGCCTGGGTGGTGGTGGCATCGTTGGTGGTGTGCTTCGCCACCTGGTTCGTGATCGAGAAGACGCGCCTGGGCGCCTACCTGCGCGCAGGCACCGAGAACCCGCGCCTGGTGGAAGCCTTCGGCATCAACGTGCCGCTGATGATCACGCTGACTTATGGTTTCGGCGTGGCGCTGGCGGCATTCGCCGGCGTGCTGGCCGCGCCGGTGATCCAGGTGTCGCCGCTGATGGGGCAGAACCTGATCATCGTGGTGTTCGCCGTGGTCGTGATCGGCGGCATGGGCTCCATCATGGGCTCCATCCTCACGGGCCTGGGGCTGGGCGTGATCGAGGGTTTCACCAAGGTGTTCTACCCGGAGGCCTCGTCCACCGTGGTGTTCGTGATCATGGTGATCGTGCTGCTGATCCGCCCCGCGGGCCTGTTCGGCAAGGAAAAATGA